The genomic segment GCCACGGCGGACAAGTTGATACATCGCGGAGGTGTGTCCCGCCGCGGCGGCtccggcgggggggagcggccTTAACccctgcgccgccgccgcgccgccctgaCCTACTTTTCccccgggcggccgcggcggggcggccccccgcctcccctcGCCGGTCCCCGCGGGgcaggccgccgccgcccgcccgctggGAGCGCGGAGCGgtgaggggcggggggggcgcctcgccggcgcggcggggcgggcggggggctccCCCCGTCGGTGAGGGGGACGCGGGGGCGCGTGTCCCTTTAAGAGTTCGGAAACTCGAGCCGGTGTTTGCGCAACGCCCGGTGCCGCGCGGAGCCGCCAAAGTGTCTAGACTGGCACATGATGGGCGGCAGCCAATCGCGCCGCCGCTCGCGAGGGGCCCTGCGCGCGCGCCCCGGCCACACAAAAGCCAgcgagggcgggcgggcgcgaGCGAGCGAGCGCGgaggcggccccggccccggcagccgCGCGCGCAGGGGAGCGCGGGGacccgccggcggcgggagcggaCCGCGCTGCGCCCCCGACCGCGGGACCTGCGGCCGCGCCTCTGGGATACGTACAACTCACGTGCTGACACCGGCCTCCGCTCTGGGTTCTGCTGCTGGCTTCCCGCTCCTCTGGTGGCTTTTCCGattttgctcttcattttccttttttttttcttttttttcttttttttttaactatttttggCCGAAGGGGATCGCTGCCTCCGAGCGCGGACCCGGCGCCGGTTCCCCGCCGGGCGgcacccccccctccccgccccgttGTATGGTGGAGCCGCCGAGGGGCGCAGCCGAGCGCTGCCCCGGGCTCTCCCCGGCCCCGTCCCGcgcccccgccggccgcccccgccgctccccgcctgGCCGCGCGTTGGCAGCCGATGTAGGGCACGGCGCGGCGCGCCCGAGCCCCAGCGCCGCCACGGGAGCGGCCCCGCACCGCCGCGGGCGTCGGCGCAGCCCCCGCGGCGCCGTCTATGCCCGCGCCGcgctccctccccgccgcctcccccatggtgcggccccgccgcgggccgtCGGCGATTCGCGGGGCAGGGCCGCGGGGAAACGagccgccgcgccgggcgcTCCGGGCAGGCTGCGAGGGCGGCGGGTCTGAGATGAGATAAAGCCGGCGGCGGAGCGAGGAGCCCCGCGGAGGAGGGGGGGGGTAGCGGCGGAGAGCGACGCGACCCCCGGCCGCCCGCGTGTCGTATGTTCAGGTCCAAACGCTCAGGGCTGGTGCGGCGACTTTGGAGGAGCCGCGTCATTCCGGACAGGGACGGCGGAGATGGGAGCGCCAGGAGCGGCCGCGACCTCGGAGCCACCGGTAGCTGCAAGACCCCGGAGAAAAACCCCTCGGCGGAGATCCGCGCGGTAGCGCGCAGCCTGCTGCGGGAGGCGGaggagcggcgcggcggggcggcgggcgagGCGGCGCCCCGCGGGGACCCCATggcggagcggcgcggggcccggctccgcgccccgccgcggcgggagggCGCCGAGGGGGCGAGCCCGCGGCGGGCGCAGGAGAGCGACGGCCGGACGGTGACCTGCTGCCTCTTCAAGGAGCGGGAGCCGGGCGGCCCCCaggccccccccgccgccgctgccgccgccgccgccgccgtcgtggccccgcgcagccccgaCGGCGCGACCGACGGCGGCTCcccggagcggcggggccgggaggcgCGGTcgcggctgctgctgctggagcaggagctgaaggCCGTCACCTACTCGCTGCTGAAGCGGCTGAAGGAGCGCTCGCTGGACAGCCTGCTGGAGGCGGTGGAGTCCCGCGGGGGCATGCCCAGCGGCTGCGTGCTGGTGGCCCGCACCGAGGTGCGCCTGGGGGGCCAGGCGGCTCCCCCCCACCTGCTCCTGGGCAAACTCTTCCGCTGGCCCGACCTGCAGCACCCCGCCGAGCTGAAGCCCCTCTGCGAGTGCCAGAGCTTCGGCGTCGCCGACGGACCCACCGTCTGCTGCAACCCCTACCACTTCAGCCGCCTCTGTGGGCCAGGTGAGGAGCCGGAGGGGGTCGGGGTCtcgtctgtgtgtgtgtgtcccgCCCCGACTGGGGGGTCTGGGGCTTCTGGCCCCTTCCGCGGCTTAGCTGAAcccgcgggggcggcccggccccgcgcagcGGCGGGGGTGCGCCTGGCCCGGGCTCTCCCTCCCGGGGGGGCATCCCCGTCCCCCGCCGAGAGCGGTTCCCAGCTGTGCTTAACAACCCctttccccccccgccctccgcagacccccccccagcccttcgGGCGCGGAAGGGGCGATAACCCGCGGCCCGCTGGCGCCAGCCTGCCTCGCTGTGTGGCGGAGCGGCCGCGGAGCCGGGCTGTGACCGCCGCCGGCTTAAAGCCGCAGGGCCCCGCCGGGCGcagcggggccgcgccgggaGGGGCCCGCGGGGGATGCCCTGGCCCCGGGGGAAGGCCGCAcccgggggggagcgggggctcATGCCTTTCTCggccttttctcttttttttttgatttttaccGCGGGCAGAGGCAGCCGGGAGGACACCAACCTCCTGCCGACGGTCCCTTTCTTGGCAAGAGCTTTggctttattgatttttttcatttattttgcaatcCGGGATCCTGCCTCGCTTTGCATCActtctttgaaagaaagttCTGTGCTGGGCGTGCTTCCCCCGAAGATCTCTAgaggctggcagcagctttttttgcttcagtcGGAGTAGATGTGCGTGTGTAGGAACTGCGCATTTATTTTCGAAACGGGCACGGTTTCCCACTTGCTTTCCTGCAGCGGTGGTTGTTTTCCCAGCGGTGTATGGCTACCGGCCCCGTGCAGGGAGtagcagagagcagagctttTATCGAGTGCCTCCTTATCGTTTCGATAGTGGGTGTCTGTGCCAGGGCCCCACGCGCTCCGACGGGGTGCTGGGGACGGCGGCGGGAGCCCGGGAAAGGCCTTGGTGCCCTTTTCCACAAGCGTTTGCGTTGGCTCCCCGCAGAGACCGTCCGCTCTCGGGGCTCGGTCGTGTTTGTCGCCCCCTTTACCGTGGGGTGACGTAGCGGAGCGACATGAAGATGCCAAGACGCCACGGTGCTTCGAAGAAGTCGCCTGTGGCAGCAGGTCTGGCTCTAGCGTGGGACCAGCCCGCGGTGCGGGTCGGGCCGTTACATCCCGATTGGGACAGTGGCACCACTGTTTCTTACTTTGGGCCTCTTAAGTGCCCTGTGAGAAGAGCATCTTGCCACTGGGCAGCTTCCTCGGTTAGGGGAGATGAGGAACCTTTTCTCAGAAGCAATAAATGACCACAGGCCATCCCAGAGCTGTCACACGGGGGATGCTGAGGTTGTTCTTAATGAACTAACGCAAGCTGAGCTGCAGTTGCAGGGCCAAGTGCCTCGCTTTCGGCTCCCTGTGGGAACTGAGGAGCACACCCTTGTTTCAGTTGTTTGGGGTCACCGTGATGCCATTGACTTTTCAGGACAATTtgtcactgaagtcagtgtCTGCTCAGTGCCGGTGCCATGGTACGGCCCAGCCGGCTGCACACTCCTCAGTTTTAGCAAGTTACAATTCTAGAAGAAAATCACGGCCTtaattgagaagaaaaaacccctctaACCAATGCCAGAAGATGATGGAGAACCTTCTTCAGCCTTTCGCGTGGTCTTGACTCTTACAAGCCCAGCAAGAGCTGGTTAGATGACCCGGTTGAGCAAAGCACTTCCAAGGACTTGCTTAACCTCAAGTGCGTGACCGCTGATGTGCCGCCGCTTAAAGCCGAGCGTACGCTTGGGAGCTTTGCTGAACGGAGGTCGGGGTGAGCGGGGCGGGAGAGGCTGAACGGGATCACGGGAGGCCTCTGCTGCTGAGGCGCTCATGTGCCGAGGGGTTTGTTGGGATGGACCAACGTTGCTTGGGTGGCTTGTTGGCTGAAGCCAGCCCGGCCCCTGGTGTCAGGCTGCGTGTGCCAAGAGGGGAGTGGCTTTTCATCGCCCGACACCCTTCTTCACTCCCTGTAATGTGTTCGGGGAGCAATCATTAAGTCCATGTGTGTTTGAGCCGTGGTTGGAGGGTTGTCTCCCAGCACCCATGATGAAAGCATCACTCTTTGGGAGCAATGTGCCGTTTTGTGTGCTTTGGGTTGTGGGTGCCCGGGCCGGGGGTGTAGGGGAGGACCGCAGCATTTTCAGTAGCAAAGCCCGCTTTGAAAGGTCAAGGTGGAACCCCTGTTCTTCCAAGATTTGGAAAACTCTTGGTCTCGAGTTGCTTCTGAGTGGGTTTTCTTCCGTTGGGTGTTTATAATCTTGGAAGAGTTCCTACCCTGAAAGAGAAAGCGCGAGGGTTTCGTTGATAAACCGGACGCAGCACTAACataaagttttgtttttccagagtctccaccacctccctaCTCTCGGCTGTCTCCTAATGATGAGCAAAAGCCACTGGGTAcgtgttttctctcttttgatctcccagcagctcttTCATGGTGCAGTCCTGGTGTCGGTTTTAAGAGATCCCTACGTGGCACGTCAGGCAAAAGCCAACAAGTCGGGATTTTATGGCTGCTCATTATTTCTGAGCAAGCATCAGCTGATGGGTTTTAAGAAGTAAATGGATGTCAGTTTATCATACCAAATTACCAGGTAGACACATgcatattttccaaaataatatgAAGCGCTATTTTTAATGAAGGCGTAATGAAAGGTTACCAGACGCCATGTTTTGTCTGCGTGTGTAATCGGCGGGATGACGGAGCGGAGGGGGAGTCGGAGCTCC from the Gavia stellata isolate bGavSte3 chromosome 13, bGavSte3.hap2, whole genome shotgun sequence genome contains:
- the SMAD6 gene encoding mothers against decapentaplegic homolog 6, whose product is MFRSKRSGLVRRLWRSRVIPDRDGGDGSARSGRDLGATGSCKTPEKNPSAEIRAVARSLLREAEERRGGAAGEAAPRGDPMAERRGARLRAPPRREGAEGASPRRAQESDGRTVTCCLFKEREPGGPQAPPAAAAAAAAAVVAPRSPDGATDGGSPERRGREARSRLLLLEQELKAVTYSLLKRLKERSLDSLLEAVESRGGMPSGCVLVARTEVRLGGQAAPPHLLLGKLFRWPDLQHPAELKPLCECQSFGVADGPTVCCNPYHFSRLCGPESPPPPYSRLSPNDEQKPLDLSDSTLSYTETEATNSPNVTPGDFSGWQMSAPSRTRDASTSPDAVKRSHWCNVAYWEHRTRVGRLYTVYEQSVSIFYDLPQGNGFCLGQLNLENRSETVRRTRSKIGYGILLSKEPDGVWAYNRSEHPIFVNSPTLDIPNCRTLIVRKVMPGYSIKVFDYEKSCLLQHTADLDYADGPYDPNSVRISFAKGWGPCYSRQFITSCPCWLEILLSNNR